TGTGATGTTACTCCATGATCTCGGTCACGACACCGGCGCCGACGGTGCGGCCGCCTTCGCGGATGGCGAAGCGCAGACCGGTCTCCATGGCGATGGGGGCGATGAGCTCGACGTTGAAGGT
The sequence above is drawn from the Fundidesulfovibrio putealis DSM 16056 genome and encodes:
- a CDS encoding EF-Tu C-terminal domain-related protein — its product is TFNVELIAPIAMETGLRFAIREGGRTVGAGVVTEIME